A window from Onychostoma macrolepis isolate SWU-2019 chromosome 07, ASM1243209v1, whole genome shotgun sequence encodes these proteins:
- the LOC131544435 gene encoding probable U2 small nuclear ribonucleoprotein A' isoform X4: MPWWRAADRSEECESSDMETGPSTPGGPAVVLGLQRLSFAYQSLMEIPYNTILQQQDTLEVLDLSYNLLDENPALLAGLEKLSTLILDCNNYNAHVKFPYMPSLTTLWINKNKISNLPIIVEEISCKFPNIKIFSMMNNEAAPSYFNGGSLTQYMDYRQYVISQIPSLEVLDDTEVQEKEREVARKTYRMQRIREGSRRRKELHR; the protein is encoded by the exons ATGCCGTGGTGGAGGGCTGCCGACCGCAGTGAAGAGTGTGAGAGCAGTGACATGGAGACTGGGCCCTCGACCCCCGGCGGCCCTGCTGTGGTGCTGGGCCTCCAGAGACTCTCTTTTGCCTACCAGAGTCTCATGGAGATTCCCTACAACACCATCCTTCAGCAGCAGGACACTTTGGAGGTTCTGGACCTCAGTTACAACTTGCTGGACGA GAACCCGGCTCTTTTGGCTGGTTTGGAGAAGCTCAGCACACTCATCCTGGATTGCAATAACTACAACGCACATGTCAAATTCCCCTACATGCCCAGCCTCACCACCCTGTGGATCAACAAGAACAAAATCAGCAACCTGCCCATCATTGTGGAGGAGATCAGCTGCAAGTTCCCAAATATCAA AATTTTCAGTATGATGAACAATGAAGCGGCACCCAGTTACTTTAATGGAGGCAGTCTCACGCAGTACATGGATTACAG GCAGTATGTGATCAGTCAGATCCCCAGTCTGGAGGTGCTGGATGACACAGAGGTGCAGGAGAAGGAGCGTGAAGTGGCCCGAAAGACCTACCGGATGCAGAGAATCAGAGAAGGCAGCCGGAGGAGGAAGGAGCTTCATCGCTAA
- the LOC131544435 gene encoding uncharacterized protein LOC131544435 isoform X1 encodes MKEGILFVQKGSYMQTHSLLQYRRCWSCKPCVRWISSLCVLMPWWRAADRSEECESSDMETGPSTPGGPAVVLGLQRLSFAYQSLMEIPYNTILQQQDTLEVLDLSYNLLDENPALLAGLEKLSTLILDCNNYNAHVKFPYMPSLTTLWINKNKISNLPIIVEEISCKFPNIKIFSMMNNEAAPSYFNGGSLTQYMDYRQYVISQIPSLEVLDDTEVQEKEREVARKTYRMQRIREGSRRRKELHR; translated from the exons ATGAAAGAAggtattttatttgtgcagaaAGGGTCGTATATGCAGACGCACTCACTGCTTCAGTACAGACGCTGCTGGAGCTGCAAACCCTG CGTGAGGTGGATCAGCTCATTATGTGTCCTGATGCCGTGGTGGAGGGCTGCCGACCGCAGTGAAGAGTGTGAGAGCAGTGACATGGAGACTGGGCCCTCGACCCCCGGCGGCCCTGCTGTGGTGCTGGGCCTCCAGAGACTCTCTTTTGCCTACCAGAGTCTCATGGAGATTCCCTACAACACCATCCTTCAGCAGCAGGACACTTTGGAGGTTCTGGACCTCAGTTACAACTTGCTGGACGA GAACCCGGCTCTTTTGGCTGGTTTGGAGAAGCTCAGCACACTCATCCTGGATTGCAATAACTACAACGCACATGTCAAATTCCCCTACATGCCCAGCCTCACCACCCTGTGGATCAACAAGAACAAAATCAGCAACCTGCCCATCATTGTGGAGGAGATCAGCTGCAAGTTCCCAAATATCAA AATTTTCAGTATGATGAACAATGAAGCGGCACCCAGTTACTTTAATGGAGGCAGTCTCACGCAGTACATGGATTACAG GCAGTATGTGATCAGTCAGATCCCCAGTCTGGAGGTGCTGGATGACACAGAGGTGCAGGAGAAGGAGCGTGAAGTGGCCCGAAAGACCTACCGGATGCAGAGAATCAGAGAAGGCAGCCGGAGGAGGAAGGAGCTTCATCGCTAA
- the LOC131544435 gene encoding uncharacterized protein LOC131544435 isoform X3, translating into MENTEDGSVRWISSLCVLMPWWRAADRSEECESSDMETGPSTPGGPAVVLGLQRLSFAYQSLMEIPYNTILQQQDTLEVLDLSYNLLDENPALLAGLEKLSTLILDCNNYNAHVKFPYMPSLTTLWINKNKISNLPIIVEEISCKFPNIKIFSMMNNEAAPSYFNGGSLTQYMDYRQYVISQIPSLEVLDDTEVQEKEREVARKTYRMQRIREGSRRRKELHR; encoded by the exons ATGGAAAACACTGAAGACGGCAG CGTGAGGTGGATCAGCTCATTATGTGTCCTGATGCCGTGGTGGAGGGCTGCCGACCGCAGTGAAGAGTGTGAGAGCAGTGACATGGAGACTGGGCCCTCGACCCCCGGCGGCCCTGCTGTGGTGCTGGGCCTCCAGAGACTCTCTTTTGCCTACCAGAGTCTCATGGAGATTCCCTACAACACCATCCTTCAGCAGCAGGACACTTTGGAGGTTCTGGACCTCAGTTACAACTTGCTGGACGA GAACCCGGCTCTTTTGGCTGGTTTGGAGAAGCTCAGCACACTCATCCTGGATTGCAATAACTACAACGCACATGTCAAATTCCCCTACATGCCCAGCCTCACCACCCTGTGGATCAACAAGAACAAAATCAGCAACCTGCCCATCATTGTGGAGGAGATCAGCTGCAAGTTCCCAAATATCAA AATTTTCAGTATGATGAACAATGAAGCGGCACCCAGTTACTTTAATGGAGGCAGTCTCACGCAGTACATGGATTACAG GCAGTATGTGATCAGTCAGATCCCCAGTCTGGAGGTGCTGGATGACACAGAGGTGCAGGAGAAGGAGCGTGAAGTGGCCCGAAAGACCTACCGGATGCAGAGAATCAGAGAAGGCAGCCGGAGGAGGAAGGAGCTTCATCGCTAA
- the ppp1r15a gene encoding protein phosphatase 1 regulatory subunit 15A has protein sequence MAPFTISPHHPLLYQCGLPPKALLMQSKMSPEPSSGSPGANEDLPLTHYHRTSIMKIRVHLWQVIRRVVNFCMSVTELLSSKMFFFFCVGKNMTMTGELKKKSGLEALERPGCQISDGASEMKDPEVVMELDDDEPAADDEPSVIDSDDEDRLSEWESEEETDEEDEEDREPEDEDSEWSDEDEDDEGDSEASAESLELWESFLNRGDPYNPLSFCSSIGSRTNSKQNQQTQPPPATRPEECEPNPKPDSKEGGKKVCFSDQVTVRPLVVWSFASRAARDGSCWMQMARDRERFRRRAESIEMLLKPCLTAEHRASVWERLHKNILIIHHPPA, from the exons ATGGCACCATTCACCATTTCTCCACATCATCCACTGCTGTATCAGTGCGGTTTACCTCCGAAAGCTCTTCTCATGCAATCCAAGATGAGTCCTGAGCCTTCGTCCGGTTCACCTGGAGCGAATGAAGATCTACCTCTCACTCATTATCACAGAACGTCCATCATGAAGATCAGAGTCCATCTGTGGCAGGTCATCCGGAGGGTCGTGAACTTCTGTATGAGTGTGACCGAGCTTCTCAGCTCCAagatgtttttcttcttttgtgtggGAAAAAACATGACCATGACCGGCGAGTTAAAGAAGAAGAGCGGCCTGGAGGCCTTGGAGAGGCCTGGGTGCCAAATCAGCGATGGCGCTTCAGAAATGAAGGATCCAGAGGTCGTTATGGAGCTTGATGACGACGAGCCTGCTGCTGATGACGAGCCATCAGTGATTGATTCAGATGATGAAGACAGGCTCTCAGAATGGGAGTCTGAAGAAGAAACCGATGAGGAAGATGAAGAGGACCGTGAGCCAGAGGATGAGGATTCTGAATGGTcagatgaggatgaggatgatgaaggAGACTCCGAGGCATCAGCAGAGAGTCTTGAGCTTTGGGAATCGTTTCTCAACCGCGGTGACCCTTACAACCCTCTGAGCTTCTGCTCGTCCATCGGCTCCAGAACAAACTCAAAGCAAAACCAGCAAACTCAACCTCCACCCGCGACAAGACCAGAAGAGTGTGAGCCAAATCCAAAACCAGACTCGAAGGAGGGCGGGAAGAAG GTGTGTTTCAGTGATCAGGTGACTGTGCGCCCTCTGGTGGTGTGGAGTTTCGCCAGCCGGGCCGCAAGGGACGGCTCCTGTTGGATGCAGATGGCCAGAGACCGAGAGCGTTTCAGAAGAAGAGCGGAGAGCATCGAGATGCTCCTTAAGCCCTGCCTGACAGCTGAACACAGAGCCAGCGTGTGGGAGAGACTTCATAAAAACATCCTCATAATACATCATCCTCCAGCTTAA
- the LOC131544435 gene encoding uncharacterized protein LOC131544435 isoform X2, protein MQTHSLLQYRRCWSCKPCVRWISSLCVLMPWWRAADRSEECESSDMETGPSTPGGPAVVLGLQRLSFAYQSLMEIPYNTILQQQDTLEVLDLSYNLLDENPALLAGLEKLSTLILDCNNYNAHVKFPYMPSLTTLWINKNKISNLPIIVEEISCKFPNIKIFSMMNNEAAPSYFNGGSLTQYMDYRQYVISQIPSLEVLDDTEVQEKEREVARKTYRMQRIREGSRRRKELHR, encoded by the exons ATGCAGACGCACTCACTGCTTCAGTACAGACGCTGCTGGAGCTGCAAACCCTG CGTGAGGTGGATCAGCTCATTATGTGTCCTGATGCCGTGGTGGAGGGCTGCCGACCGCAGTGAAGAGTGTGAGAGCAGTGACATGGAGACTGGGCCCTCGACCCCCGGCGGCCCTGCTGTGGTGCTGGGCCTCCAGAGACTCTCTTTTGCCTACCAGAGTCTCATGGAGATTCCCTACAACACCATCCTTCAGCAGCAGGACACTTTGGAGGTTCTGGACCTCAGTTACAACTTGCTGGACGA GAACCCGGCTCTTTTGGCTGGTTTGGAGAAGCTCAGCACACTCATCCTGGATTGCAATAACTACAACGCACATGTCAAATTCCCCTACATGCCCAGCCTCACCACCCTGTGGATCAACAAGAACAAAATCAGCAACCTGCCCATCATTGTGGAGGAGATCAGCTGCAAGTTCCCAAATATCAA AATTTTCAGTATGATGAACAATGAAGCGGCACCCAGTTACTTTAATGGAGGCAGTCTCACGCAGTACATGGATTACAG GCAGTATGTGATCAGTCAGATCCCCAGTCTGGAGGTGCTGGATGACACAGAGGTGCAGGAGAAGGAGCGTGAAGTGGCCCGAAAGACCTACCGGATGCAGAGAATCAGAGAAGGCAGCCGGAGGAGGAAGGAGCTTCATCGCTAA